One Xenopus tropicalis strain Nigerian chromosome 8, UCB_Xtro_10.0, whole genome shotgun sequence genomic window carries:
- the kif26a gene encoding kinesin-like protein KIF26A isoform X4 gives MIQSFNQAGCSEILDRPPSSVPVASVIPRLSPQNMITVSPQKELLMIAGQVGRPSGKSTNLFHGTEKKKGLGWGQGGSSLPNSSVQVTVAPSSLGGALSSVTIQAQQYLEGMWSISRVNSFLPSACLPDAPSMDGGRENQNTEISSGPSNNQQSVTGSTQSFFAPAGAESAGTSAAASFFIRAAQKLNLSSKRKKYHPPLPHSQEYSTYSTNFSGILQLCPPPAPPCLMRAVSKIKDNPGIGKVKIMVRICPFQGPQNTSESMSFLKVDPRKKQVTLYDPSTCGPSVSVHRRAVVAVPKMFAFDSVFPQDASQAEVCSGTVAEVIQSVVNGADGCIFCFGHVRLGKSYTMIGKDASTQSLGIIPCAISWLFKLINERKEKTGTRFSIRVSAVEIFGKDENLKDLLAEEATGSLQDGQSPGVYLREDPICGTQLQNQSELRAPTAEKAAHFLDAALAARSTSRPDCDEEERRNSHMLFTLHIYQYRMEKSGKGGMSGGRSRLHLIDLGSCEKVLSKSRDGCGGLCLSLTALGNVILALVNGAKHIPYRDSKLTMLLQESLGNINCRTTMIAHISDSPANYQETLSTVQLASRIHRMKKKKSKYASSSSGGESSCEEGRVRRPPHIRPFHQRTVVLDPDFPTLGFHSDPDYSSSSEQSCDTVIYVGPNGAALSDKELTDNEGPPEFVPIIPSLLKKRSKDNLSSIRSSDNDHLKCNTFAELQERLECIDGSEEPARFLIEEPVAAHCNKAMNYEDNVHSTKEKTLLSGICKRPGFQDMVSPKKGQNIIISTAFPPNISDSETNAPQSAHEHPQQHAKAENVKPECISDGNQVTIMDLQKTLAPSVCKAQEIPKGATEISVKEKALMARRHLPSPAPPPGSQSCSSNNVGVRTPPIGMSKLKCQDKHKLVSSTLPVGISTPKQPGPIEVRRFRSAVKTNGFDRDILTTTVTLQKPVELNGEDELVFTVVEELSIGGILDNGRPSSIISFNSDCSLQALASGSRPVSIISSINDEFDAYTSQVATAGVNIDIVVPLAEDQCTISSRRSSISSWLSEVSICTIKSDRAQTYNSIVPHSSHKSDELSECLNMGSEKNTDQISQSLKSSLNDSGFCFSELESESMSSSPLFSSNEKSFKISELTKASQVAHSASNKSSSIRGTISFETIHSSLPRKHNTTSVTTHGHAANSKEQVFSDPWFVRADTSLEGMSDNQALSTKSSISGTDNQLKQGLKSAQNISSASKPLKSQTLACSQRVVDGCEVDAKSAPKKTEPLTKVPQLRRGATTLGVVTTYNSQTDYASKGISDGSLKSSGGKKNLMQKSSMLPRPGGTVPPAPPVRKSSLDQKNVPLHASKLDGLEGNCSEEEAEKHCSNTIFCKGDNSLPKTASSLKAKVNKNESVQRYGSHMSLERCDSVTSIGSKTNGTRDNSNSCINKVGRAVPKLGNPIGSSTNTSSPTCSAAAKTNQAKSSLTQKATNLNKNRSLSTNGSKSLSSSVKSLNQPSGKNSGIPPSGKAGSRPVQCMSTKPARGTIMGTKQALRAANNRVNELASGSSGKMNHFRGSTDSDSGNDSGINLSDEKLQTPVLPSPYSKITAPRRPQRYSSGHGSDNSSVLSGELPPAMGRTALFYHSGGSSGYESMIRDSEATGSASSAHDSMSESGMSSSGRMRSLKSPKKRGLQRRRLVPTPLPETATTGQWVDLPPLPGNLKEPFEIKVYEIDDVERLQKHRQEEPEQPFQDVEKGLMYFSTKLSLLERRQQKVKDVKAKYELLKQELEETKHRLMMHPHKWRGQFEVDPSLDKESQEYLEALEQVTEELELCVNVCKSHVMMVTCFDIGMISDQQDGGREVEV, from the exons AGCAGCACAGAAGCTCAACTTGTCCTCAAAGCGAAAGAAGTatcatcctcctcttcctcactCGCAAGAGTATTCCACATACTCCACCAACTTCAGTGGCATCCTTCAGCTATGTCCACCACCTGCACCTCCATGTTTAATGAGAGCTGTGTCAAAAATCAAGGACAACCCAGGCATTGGAAAG GTGAAAATAATGGTGAGAATCTGCCCATTCCAAGGACCTCAAAATACATCTGAATCGATGTCCTTCCTGAAAGTGGATCCACGGAAAAAGCAAGTGACACTATATGATCCATCTACTTGTGGCCCATCTGTCTCCGTTCATAGAAGAGCAGTGGTTGCTGTTCCAAAGATGTTTGCCTTTGATTCAGTGTTTCCACAAGATGCTTCTCAG GCCGAGGTCTGCTCTGGAACAGTTGCCGAAGTAATCCAGTCTGTTGTGAATGGTGCAGATGGATGTATATTTTGCTTTGGTCACGTCAGGCTTG GTAAATCCTACACCATGATTGGCAAAGATGCCTCTACACAAAGCCTTGGCATCATCCCATGTGCAATCTCCTGGCTTTTCAAACTAATCAATGAACGGAAAGAGAAAACTGGAACTCGCTTCTCTATTCGAGTATCTGCTGTTGAGATTTTCGGCAAAGATGAAAACCTGAAGGATTTGTTAGCCGAGGAAGCCACGGGGAGTCTTCAAGATGGCCAGTCCCCTGGGGTCTATCTGCGAGAAGATCCGATCTGCGGAACTCAG CTTCAAAACCAGAGTGAGCTGAGAGCCCCTACAGCAGAGAAAGCGGCTCACTTCCTCGATGCAGCACTTGCGGCCAGGAGCACTAGTCGACCAGACTGTgatgaagaagaaagaaggaactCACATATGCTTTTCACTCTTCATATATATCAGTATCGCATGGAAAAGAGTGGAAAGGGAGGAA TGTCAGGAGGAAGGAGCAGACTGCACCTTATTGATCTGGGCAGCTGTGAAAAAGTGCTGAGCAAAAGCCGTGATGGATGTGGGGGTCTCTGTCTGTCACTGACTGCACTGGGAAATGTCATTTTGGCTCTAGTCAATGGAGCAAAACACATACCATATAG GGATAGCAAATTGACCATGCTCTTGCAAGAATCTCTGGGGAATATCAACTGCAGGACTACCATGATTGCTCACATCTCAGATTCGCCAGCAAATTACCAGGAAACCCTTAGCACTGTTCAGCTTGCTTCTCGCATTCACCGAATGAAAAAGAAGAAATCCAAG tATGCCTCCAGCTCGTCCGGGGGAGAAAGCTCTTGTGAAGAAGGCCGCGTTAGAAGACCCCCTCACATACGGCCTTTCCACCAAAGAACAGTTGTACTTGACCCGGATTTTCCAACTCTGGGATTTCACAGTGATCCTGATTATTCCTCGAGCAGTGAACAGTCGTGTGACACTGTGATATATGTTGGGCCAAATGGCGCTGCTTTATCGGACAAAGAACTGACTGACAATGAGGGGCCTCCTGAATTTGTTCCCATAATACCTTCACTCCTCAAGAAGAGAAGTAAAGATAATTTGTCTAGTATCAGAAGTTCTGATAACGATCATTTAAAATGCAACACATTTGCTGAACTGCAAGAGAGGTTAGAGTGTATTGACGGAAGTGAGGAACCTGCTAGGTTTCTTATTGAAGAACCTGTTGCAGCACATTGTAATAAAGCCATGAACTATGAAGACAATGTACATTCAACAAAGGAAAAAACATTACTTTCTGGAATTTGTAAAAGACCTGGTTTTCAAGATATGGTTTCACCTAAAAAAGGGCAAAACATTATTATTTCAACTGCTTTTCCGCCAAATATTTCAGATTCTGAAACAAATGCACCTCAGTCTGCACATGAACACCCTCAACAACATGCCAAAGCTGAAAATGTAAAGCCGGAATGCATCTCAGATGGAAACCAAGTGACAATCATGGATTTACAAAAAACTTTAGCACCTAGTGTGTGTAAGGCACAGGAAATACCAAAAGGAGCCACAGAAATATCTGTAAAAGAAAAAGCCCTTATGGCAAGAAGACATCTTCCCAGCCCAGCTCCACCTCCTGGTTCTCAGTCATGTAGCAGTAATAATGTTGGGGTCAGAACTCCTCCGATCGGAATGAGCAAATTGAAATGCCAAGATAAGCACAAGTTAGTCAGCAGCACATTACCAGTTGGCATCAGCACGCCTAAGCAGCCTGGCCCAATAGAGGTTCGTAGGTTTCGATCAGCTGTAAAAACAAATGGTTTTGACCGAGACATATTAACCACTACAGTGACATTGCAGAAGCCAGTAGAACTCAATGGAGAAGATGAACTTGTATTCACTGTTGTAGAAGAGTTGTCTATTGGAGGCATTCTTGACAATGGCAGACCTTCCAGTATCATTAGCTTTAACAGTGACTGTTCACTACAAGCCCTTGCCTCTGGCTCTAGACCAGTTAGCATTATCAGCAGTATTAATGATGAATTTGATGCATATACTTCACAGGTCGCAACTGCTGGTGTAAATATTGACATTGTGGTTCCATTGGCGGAGGATCAATGCACTATTAGCAGCAGACGTTCATCTATTAGTTCCTGGCTTAGTGAAGTAAGCATTTGTACAATTAAAAGTGATAGAGCTCAGACCTACAACAGTATTGTTCCTCACTCTTCTCACAAATCTGATGAGCTTTCAGAGTGTTTAAATATGGGTTCAGAAAAAAATACTGATCAAATAAGTCAAAGCTTGAAAAGTTCTTTGAATGACAGTGGCTTCTGCTTTTCAGAACTGGAGAGTGAAAGTATGAGTTCAAGTCCTTTATTTTCCAGCAATGAAAAAAGCTTCAAAATCTCTGAGCTCACCAAAGCCAGTCAAGTTGCTCATTCTGCAAGTAACAAATCTAGTAGCATCCGGGGTACAATATCGTTTGAGACCATCCATTCCAGTCTTCCTCGGAAACATAATACTACCTCAGTCACCACACACGGTCATGCAGCGAATTCCAAGGAACAAGTATTTAGTGACCCATGGTTTGTGAGAGCAGATACTTCCTTGGAAGGAATGTCTGATAATCAGGCACTGTCTACAAAATCTTCCATTTCTGGTACAGACAATCAGCTAAAACAGGGCTTAAAATCTGCACAAAATATTAGCTCTGCATCCAAACCCCTGAAATCACAGACATTAGCATGCTCTCAGCGTGTTGTTGATGGATGTGAAGTGGATGCAAAATCGGCCCCCAAAAAGACTGAGCCTTTAACTAAAGTGCCGCAACTTAGAAGAGGGGCCACAACACTGGGAGTAGTAACTACATACAATTCCCAAACAGATTATGCATCCAAAGGCATTTCAGATGGAAGTCTGAAATCTTCAGGTGGAAAAAAGAATTTAATGCAAAAATCCAGCATGTTGCCCAGGCCTGGTGGGACTGTCCCTCCAGCACCTCCTGTACGGAAATCAAGCTTGGATCAGAAAAACGTACCTCTGCATGCAAGTAAATTAGATGGATTAGAGGGAAACTGTTctgaagaagaagcagaaaaacATTGTAGCAACACAATATTTTGCAAAGGGGACAATTCATTGCCTAAAACAGCATCAAGCTTAAAGGCTAAAGTGAACAAAAATGAATCTGTTCAGCGCTATGGGAGCCATATGTCTCTTGAAAGATGTGATAGCGTAACATCTATTGGCTCAAAAACAAATGGGACTCGTGATAATAGCAACTCTTGCATTAACAAGGTAGGAAGAGCAGTTCCTAAGCTTGGAAATCCTATTGGCTCTTCTACTAATACCTCTTCTCCAACATGTTCAGCAGCTGCCAAAACTAATCAGGCCAAAAGTTCTCTGACTCAGAAAGCAACAAATTTAAACAAAAACCGCAGCCTGTCCACAAATGGTTCAAAATCTCTCAGTTCCTCTGTTAAGTCACTGAACCAACCTAGTGGGAAAAATTCTGGTATTCCACCAAGTGGAAAGGCAGGTTCACGACCAGTTCAGTGCATGTCTACCAAGCCTGCAAGGGGGACAATTATGGGGACTAAGCAAGCACTGCGGGCAGCCAATAATAGGGTCAATGAATTGGCCTCTGGAAGCTCTGGAAAAATGAATCATTTTAGAGGATCTACAGACTCTGATAGTGGAAACGACAGTGGTATAAACCTGAGTGATGAAAAGTTGCAGACTCCAGTTCTACCCTCACCTTATAGCAAAATTACGGCACCAAGGCGACCTCAAAGATATAGCAGTGGGCATGGCAGCGACAACAGTAGTGTTCTGAGTGGTGAGTTACCACCTGCTATGGGGAGGACAGCTCTGTTTTATCACAGTGGTGGCAGCAGTGGGTATGAAAGCATGATTCGGGACAGCGAAGCCACTGGAAGTGCATCCTCTGCGCATGATTCCATGAGTGAAAGTGGAATGTCATCATCTGGACGCATGAGAAGCTTAAAATCCCCAAAGAAAAGAG gtcttCAGCGTCGGAGACTTGTACCAACTCCATTACCAGAAACAGCAACAACTGGCCAGTGGGTGGATCTGCCACCTTTGCCAGGCAATTTAAAAGAGCCATTTGAAATCAAGGTTTACGAGATTGATGACGTGGAGCGATTACAGAAACACAGGCAAGAGGAACCCGAG CAGCCTTTTCAAGATGTTGAAAAG gGCTTGATGTACTTCAGCACCAAACTAAGTTTACTAGAAAGACGTCAGCAGAAAGTTAAAGACGTTAAAGCAAAGTATGAATTACTGAAACAGGAGTTGGAGGAGACGAAACACAGGTTGATGATGCACCCACACAAGTGGAGAGGACAAT TTGAGGTGGACCCCAGTCTTGATAAGGAATCACAGGAGTACCTGGAGGCATTGGAACAAGTCACCGAAGAACTTGAACTATGTGTTAATGTGTGCAAGTCCCATGTTATGATGGTGACCTGCTTTGACATCGGAATGATCTCTGATCAGCAAGATGGAGGAAGAGAAGTGGAAGTCTGA